The DNA region GTTCTGCTTCTTGGAAATTATTAGCGATCGCTACACTATTTTTAGGGATTAATTACTTGCTCTTCATGCAAGGTTTAGCACTAACATCGCCTGCTAACGCTGAAGTTCTCATTCAATTATCTACCCTTTTATTAGGTTTCGGAGGGTTAGTGATTTTTAAAGAACGTTATCGGCTATATCAATGGATTGGTGTCAGTGTAATGACTTGCGGTTATCTTTTATTTTTTTGGGAACAACTGACAAATTTAATTACAGCGCATGGCACATACATACTAGGTAGTAGCTTGATTGCGCTAGGAGCAACGTCATGGGCTATTTATGCTTTGGCGCAAAAGCAGTTATTACAATCTTTATCTTCCCCTAGCATTATGCTGATTATTTATGGAGGTTGTGCTTTATTATTCACTCCTCTAGCCAAAATACAATCACTTTTTATACTTGATAGCTTTCATTTATTAATGCTAGTTTTTTGTGCTTTTAATACTTTAATCGCTTACGGTGCTTTTGCCGAATCATTAGAACATTGGGAAGCATCACGAGTTAGTGCAGTAATAGCTTTAGCTCCCATTGTGACATTAATAACAGTTGCAGTTGTATCAGTTATTGCACCTAACTGGATACCATCAGAAAACTTCACTTTCATAGCTATATTAGGCGCAGGTTTAGTAGTCACAGGTTCAGTAGCGATCGCCTTGGGAAAAGCTAATTAATAAGAATAGTTTTCAGGATTAATACTGGGTTTTTGATATAGTAAAATCGTGCCATCTTCAAAGCTACAACATAAATACTGAGGCAGAGCATTTTTTATTTGTTATGATTTACTAGTGAAGGCAAACTACGGGGTCAGCCTCTTATAAGATGGATACTTTAACCATCTGTGTGACTCTGTAGGATCTGATTTTTGAATTGATAGCCAAGAGAAAATTCTTGAAAAAGAATTCAGAATTCAGGAGTCAGAATTAATTACTAGAGAATTCTAACTACTGACTCCTAAATTCTGTTTTGATAAAATCCAGGCTAATAACTTTAAGTAAACCAAGCAGGGTGTCCGAATAACTACCAAAGCCAACACTTGATAAAACCAGACTACCGAAACAGTTGAGCGATGAATAGTTTGTTTGGTAATTGGGCCAGCACCCTGAGAAAAAATTCCCTATTGCTGGTTCTTTCAATGGTGCTGCCAACATTTGGAATTAGCAATTCTATCTTGGCAGCAGAGCGGATTTATGCATCTTATTCAGCCTTAGAGCTTTCCATTTCAGTCACTACTTTAGAAAAATATGCCAAAACAGGTATAATTAATGAAGACTTGGCAGCCTATCAGCAATATTTGCCTCTTCAACAGCTTCAAGAATTGCGGCAGATTTTACTTAATCGTGTGAAAGTTAGTCCGGTAGTAGTTTCGCAACTTCTCTACACACCCCAAGGAGAGTTGTTGCTGCATCGGTTGGCGCAAATTATCAAAACCAGTCATCCAGAACCAGGATTTGGTGCTTTGCGTTCGGCGCTAATTTTAGCCTCTGGTGAATCGGAAGGCTTGACACTATTGAATGTGTTGCGTAAATATCCCACCAGCAGTATTCGCCTTGACGTAGCGCAGACTTTGGAAATAGCTACGGAATTAGACAAACTTGTTAACCAAACCCATCGGGCGATCGCAGCAGTTTCTCAAGAGTCTAAAATAGAAGCTGCTACCATCAAAGAACCAAATTTATCGCAATTACCTGATTTAAAGGTTCCGGGAAAGTTTAAGTCGCAAAAATACACCCAAAAGTTTTTTGACTCAACACGCAATCGGCTTTTATTAACTGATGTTTATATTCCTAATGTCCAGAATGCCGCACCCGTAATTGTAATTTCTCACGGGTTAGGTTTAGATAGCAGCAACTTTCAATATTTA from Nostoc commune NIES-4072 includes:
- a CDS encoding DMT family transporter, giving the protein MSLHKTSGRWRLGLALSLLTVLLWGILPIALAIALQVLDVYTVIWFRFLISFLLLGVYLGIRGKLPKLEQLRSASWKLLAIATLFLGINYLLFMQGLALTSPANAEVLIQLSTLLLGFGGLVIFKERYRLYQWIGVSVMTCGYLLFFWEQLTNLITAHGTYILGSSLIALGATSWAIYALAQKQLLQSLSSPSIMLIIYGGCALLFTPLAKIQSLFILDSFHLLMLVFCAFNTLIAYGAFAESLEHWEASRVSAVIALAPIVTLITVAVVSVIAPNWIPSENFTFIAILGAGLVVTGSVAIALGKAN